From one Flavobacteriales bacterium genomic stretch:
- a CDS encoding glycine--tRNA ligase, whose amino-acid sequence MSNQEDRLKTLIGHAKEYGFVFPSSEIYDGLSATYDYGPYGAELKNNIRQYWWAAMTKLNENIVGIDAAIFMHPTVWKASGHVDAFNDPLIDNKDSKKRYRADVLLEDHIAKYADKIEKEVEKGKKKFGEAFDEAQFRATNPNVKRSQERIDAVEGRMKAALEANDLEAVRQLIIDEEIKCPVSGTANWTEVRQFNLMFATELGSVSGESSTIYLRPETAQGIFVNFLNVQKSARMKIPFGIAQTGKAFRNEIVARQFVFRMREFEQMEMQFFVKPGSEMEWYNTWKEKRIAWHRALGLPTDHYRFHDHIKLAHYANAACDIEFLFPMGFKELEGIHSRTDFDLSSHEKHSGRKLTYFDPEANESYVPYVVETSIGLDRMFLAILSAAYDEEKLEGGEERVVLRIPAPLAPVKVAVLPLIKKDGLPEKAREIIDSLKISHNCQYDEKDSIGKRYRRQDAIGTPYCITVDHETLTDNAVTIRERDSMKQERVAIADLERIVSEKVDLRGLLKRL is encoded by the coding sequence ATGAGCAATCAAGAAGACCGTCTCAAGACGTTGATCGGTCATGCCAAAGAGTATGGCTTCGTGTTCCCCAGCAGCGAGATCTACGATGGCCTGAGCGCCACGTACGACTACGGCCCTTATGGCGCCGAGCTGAAGAACAACATCCGGCAATACTGGTGGGCCGCCATGACGAAGCTCAACGAGAACATCGTGGGCATCGATGCGGCCATCTTCATGCACCCCACCGTGTGGAAGGCAAGCGGCCACGTGGACGCCTTCAACGATCCGCTCATCGACAACAAGGACAGCAAGAAGCGTTACCGCGCGGACGTGCTCTTGGAAGATCACATCGCCAAGTACGCGGACAAGATCGAGAAGGAGGTGGAGAAGGGGAAGAAGAAGTTCGGCGAGGCCTTCGATGAAGCGCAGTTCCGGGCCACCAACCCCAACGTGAAGCGTTCGCAGGAACGGATCGACGCGGTGGAAGGCCGCATGAAAGCCGCGCTCGAAGCGAACGACCTGGAAGCGGTGCGCCAACTGATCATCGACGAGGAGATCAAGTGCCCTGTCAGCGGCACGGCCAACTGGACCGAAGTGCGGCAGTTCAACCTGATGTTCGCCACGGAGCTCGGCAGCGTGAGCGGCGAGAGCAGCACCATCTACCTGCGGCCTGAGACCGCCCAAGGCATCTTCGTCAACTTCCTCAACGTGCAGAAGAGCGCACGCATGAAGATCCCCTTCGGCATCGCGCAGACCGGCAAGGCCTTCCGCAACGAGATCGTGGCGCGGCAGTTCGTGTTCCGCATGCGCGAGTTCGAGCAGATGGAGATGCAGTTCTTCGTGAAGCCCGGCTCCGAGATGGAGTGGTACAACACGTGGAAGGAGAAGCGCATCGCCTGGCACCGCGCGCTGGGGCTGCCCACCGACCACTACCGCTTCCACGACCACATCAAACTCGCGCACTACGCCAACGCCGCCTGCGACATCGAGTTCCTTTTCCCCATGGGCTTCAAGGAGCTCGAAGGGATCCACAGCCGCACGGACTTTGATCTCAGCAGCCACGAGAAGCACAGCGGCCGCAAGCTCACCTACTTCGACCCCGAGGCCAATGAAAGCTACGTGCCCTACGTGGTGGAGACCAGCATCGGGCTCGACCGCATGTTCCTCGCGATCCTCAGCGCAGCCTACGATGAAGAGAAGCTCGAGGGCGGCGAAGAGCGTGTGGTGCTCCGCATCCCCGCTCCGCTCGCACCGGTGAAGGTGGCCGTGCTGCCGCTGATCAAGAAGGATGGCCTGCCCGAGAAGGCACGGGAGATCATCGATAGCCTGAAAATCTCGCACAACTGCCAGTACGACGAGAAGGACAGCATCGGCAAACGCTACCGCAGGCAGGACGCCATCGGCACGCCGTATTGCATCACCGTGGACCACGAGACGCTCACCGACAACGCCGTCACCATCCGCGAACGCGACAGCATGAAGCAGGAGCGGGTGGCCATCGCCGATTTGGAGCGCATTGTGAGCGAGAAGGTGGATCTAAGGGGGCTGTTGAAGCGGTTGTAA
- a CDS encoding dCMP deaminase family protein, with protein MQQDSLVYADPKKQERYDRAYMRMAQEWSKLSHCTRKKVGALIVKEGMIISDGYNGTPTGFPNDCEDSSGLTHWYVLHAEANAIMKVARSTNNAREATLYLTHSPCKECSKLILQAGIKRLVYLDAYKDSSGLELLEKGRVLISQLDPH; from the coding sequence ATGCAGCAGGATTCCCTGGTCTACGCTGACCCCAAGAAACAGGAGCGCTACGACCGCGCGTACATGCGCATGGCGCAAGAGTGGAGCAAGCTGAGCCACTGCACCCGCAAGAAGGTGGGGGCCCTGATCGTGAAAGAGGGCATGATCATCAGCGACGGCTACAATGGCACGCCCACCGGATTCCCGAACGATTGCGAGGACAGCAGCGGCCTCACCCATTGGTACGTGCTCCACGCCGAGGCCAACGCCATCATGAAAGTGGCCCGCAGCACCAACAATGCGCGCGAAGCCACGTTGTACCTCACCCACTCGCCGTGCAAGGAATGCAGCAAGCTCATCCTTCAAGCAGGGATCAAGAGGCTCGTGTACCTCGATGCCTACAAGGACTCATCGGGCCTCGAACTCCTGGAGAAAGGCCGTGTGCTGATCTCACAACTCGATCCGCACTGA